A genome region from Panicum virgatum strain AP13 chromosome 4K, P.virgatum_v5, whole genome shotgun sequence includes the following:
- the LOC120702827 gene encoding uncharacterized protein LOC120702827 → MAGGGWSSFPGDLLKEVFARLSSDADHLHIHQVCAHWRAFTSLLAACRPWILAGRGGRTGLEPIGEYFLRLPRGDARRLEVGAPPSGLPYCCGTSRGWLALVDDDLSPTRLVLLEPLSGTETPLPCLSPLTRIFVSDDPLASSDWIAIAAQIKGSIGQKTLIWRPGDATWTVMNERGTSAIDTIAFHDGKAYYIDIQRNIVICDLNTGSDPSPKCTPIFYASFAVNKLCRCHRLHPACGVHLAVCNGELLLVVLYWGSHPWPAEVYRPVWTPNCWWRVSPGRTDTITVRDKHTIQVVNILSLFNVPINEHYMGYL, encoded by the coding sequence atggccggcggcggctggtccTCCTTCCCCGGCGATCTCCTCAAAGAGGTCTTCGCCCGGCTGTCCTCGGACGCCGACCACCTCCACATCCACCAGGTATGCGCCCACTGGCGAGCTTTCACCTCTCTCCTAGCCGCCTGCCGCCCATGgatcctcgccggccgcgggggTCGGACAGGACTGGAACCAATCGGCGAGTACTTCCTCCGCCTCCCTCGTGGCGACGCACGGCGATTGGAAGTCGGCGCTCCTCCGTCCGGCCTCCCCTACTGCTGCGGCACGTCTCGGGGTTGGCTGGCCCTGGTGGACGATGATCTATCCCCAACGCGGCTCGTGCTGTTGGAGCCTCTCTCCGGCACCGAGACCCCCCTCCCGTGTCTGAGTCCCCTCACCCGCATCTTCGTCTCCGACGATCCACTCGCATCGTCGGACTGGATTGCTATCGCCGCTCAGATAAAAGGTTCGATAGGGCAGAAGACTCTCATCTGGCGCCCCGGAGATGCTACCTGGACCGTGATGAACGAGCGAGGTACAAGCGCGATCGACACCATCGCGTTCCATGATGGAAAAGCATACTACATTGACATTCAGAGAAACATTGTTATCTGTGATCTGAACACTGGATCTGATCCTTCTCCCAAGTGTACTCCAATCTTCTATGCTTCCTTTGCAGTGAACAAGCTCTGCAGGTGCCACAGGCTTCACCCCGCGTGCGGGGTACACCTGGCTGTGTGCAATGGCGAGCTGCTGCTTGTGGTGTTGTACTGGGGAAGCCATCCGTGGCCGGCTGAAGTCTACAGACCAGTTTGGacgccaaactgttggtggagagtgtctccgggACGGACGGACACTATAACAGTAAGGGACAAGCACACAATTCAAGTAGTAAATAttctctctctattcaatgtccccatcaatgaacattacatggggtatttatag
- the LOC120702829 gene encoding uncharacterized protein LOC120702829, translating into MEEPAAATAMEEEEPAAAERRRQLPWRGTVAVQAALCLALYVAFSLGEPQLFPRGGGVDALGRGVRGGGVAFLSVAGGSRAPAEQAKLLRQMEAIAKVYEVKFVLDVARSGENDPLWQTGSMYFQDLNIPWYSTTSSHGRILSNFVKKVNMSYDQVLDIIGLDTGALQEPLQDGKISTSYREQTKWLERSLALTSGNWKIVVGYNPLVVCNEAEAPEIMKFYTPFQRIFTKYEVNAYVSTGGLCGYFHRDNSILYIGHPSPGGDQIGVDGFFLHRVKPLEMESMLISVQGEVIQRSVVHQRGTGAM; encoded by the exons ATGGAAGAGCCAGCGGCTGCTACGGCAATGGAAGAGGAAGAGCCAGCGGCAGCGGAGCGCAGGCGCCAGCTGCCGTGGCGCGGCACGGTGGCCGTGCAGGCTGCGCTGTGCCTCGCGCTCTACGTGGCCTTCAGCCTCGGCGAGCCGCAGCTCTTCCCgcggggcggcggggtggaCGCGCTCGGCCGGGGCGTGCGCGGCGGAGGCGTCGCCTTCCTCAGCGTCGCCGGCGGATCGCGGGCGCCCGCCGAGCAGGCCAAGCTACTGAGACAG ATGGAGGCTATTGCAAAGGTTTATGAAGTCAAGTTCGTGCTGGATGTTGCTCGGTCTGGAGAGAATGATCCACTTTGGCAAACT GGTTCCATGTACTTCCAAGATCTGAATATACCCTG GTATTCCACCACATCATCACATGGTCGGATACTCAGTAACTTTGTGAAGAAAGTGAATATGTCGTACGATCAGGTTCTAGATATCATTGGTCTGGACACTGGGGCTCTGCAG GAACCTCTACAAGATGGAAAAATAAGCACTTCATATAGGGAACAAACTAAATGGTTGGAGCGATCATTGGCACTCACCAGTGGTAATTG GAAAATAGTTGTTGGATATAATCCATTAGTTGTTTGCAATGAGGCAGAAGCACCAGAGATAATGAAGTTCTACACACCATTTCAGCGTATTTTCACAAAATATGAAGTG AACGCATATGTAAGCACGGGTGGACTTTGTGGATACTTCCACCGTGACAATTCAATCTTGTACATTGGACATCCCAGCCCTGGTGGTGACCAAATAGGTGTAGATGGTTTCTTCCTGCACAGAGTTAAACCCCTAGAGATG GAGTCAATGTTGATAAGTGTACAAGGAGAGGTGATTCAGAGATCTGTTGTTCACCAGCGTGGAACGGGAGCCATGTGA